A genomic window from Silene latifolia isolate original U9 population chromosome 11, ASM4854445v1, whole genome shotgun sequence includes:
- the LOC141611134 gene encoding putative disease resistance protein RGA4, producing MDVSTTLSLVQTILTAIQTLGLMHSVCSISNCKSELDDLHNTVETVRAVLMDADAKQDSLNFQEKNYIQELKDAVYDADDVLDEFLTLAKQKQLRRNKVKSFFSRFKLLTHRLSSKVKMVNDKLNTIATKSDKFSFKVDCKPLKFTKEESSSFLCDQIIGREDDVENIIGVLLGSVNVDHPPVSSLAIVGMGGLGKTALAQLVYNDPRISDAFELKRWTCIGDQDEQKWSLKGYLGKVVKGSSIDDKSSLEEMHHEVKGQLEGKKYLLVLDDVWTETYNEWQQFEGFLKVGGSGSWIIVTTRSKTTAEMIGGDRVHVLQGLSKPESWHLFERMAFHTEERDDELVKLGKEIVKKCTNVPLAIRIVASLLRGQSKSKWLSFHDKGLDYLSETNDTMTRILKLSYDQLNPSLKACFAYCAIFPKDWEIGKQMLIRLWMAQGYINTENLGEEYFLILFQRCFFHDLLEDEFGGIDSFKIHDLLHDLAEKVAGEEICRFSFDTSSVGKRVRHVSFVSNPHAHHIFDNTHVRTCLQIMGTRRVDQLLASKSILKWTCLRSLDLSESDAKSLPKSIGKLLHLRSLDLSFSHHLEVLPKSITKLVNLQTLNLYNCESLKQLPDDVSKLVNLQTLNLHNCKSLKQLPDDVSKLVNLQTLNLHNCKSLKQLPDDVSKLVNLQTLNLHNCKSLKQLPDDVSKLVDLSTLDIAGCDALRYVPMPAGIGMLTNLQTLCQFVVGSRPGSTSKQCFNGLKDLCHLNKLKGDLKIEIAVLKNAIFVKEEQGGGGYLRSKEHLETIVINFRRFGEEYGSKESEQALLEEMQPHRDVKALELNGYHGETIPRWPRRGDNSALFDFPNLVTLKIEYCSELLYLPWQIGKLPCLKTLQISNLPNMEDFMDEDPETLVLGEGSSFFPCLHDLQIFELRKLKGWWRRSDLGSLVVHLDDSGSSPEGQVKWVSAPCFPLLKILSIQRCNKMMFVPLCPQLEELIIYDFRRSMSCRSRHQLTISNLEWLKAMPMEYTQFISEIEIVTDEVSLGEVNDFLTCLWSSLLILRINSCPQLKSVGGLLEQLSALKNLRIDNCPKLELGRMSWHNLAATLQDLFLGDFHEMEEMPEGMQYCTSLRYLVIWYCPKLKFLPKWMPKLTSLQEFELWHCSESLCKRCKQPNGEDWPLIQHISTLEVRRS from the coding sequence ATGGACGTTTCAACAACGTTATCCTTAGTTCAAACTATCCTTACTGCTATCCAAACTTTGGGTCTGATGCATTCAGTTTGCTCCATTTCTAACTGCAAATCTGAGCTTGATGACCTCCATAACACCGTCGAAACCGTCAGAGCTGTTCTTATGGACGCTGATGCCAAGCAGGACTCACTTAACTTCCAGGAAAAGAATTACATTCAAGAGCTCAAAGATGCTGTTTATGACGCCGATGATGTGTTAGATGAGTTCCTAACCCTTGCCAAGCAGAAGCAGCTCAGACGCAACAAGGTGAAATCCTTTTTTTCTCGGTTTAAGCTTCTTACTCACAGACTTTCAAGTAAAGTTAAAATGGTTAATGACAAGTTGAACACCATTGCCACTAAGAGTGATAAGTTTAGTTTTAAGGTTGACTGTAAGCCTCTGAAATTTACAAAGGAGGAGAGTTCTTCTTTTTTGTGTGATCAAATCATCGGGAGGGAGGACGATGTGGAGAATATTATAGGTGTCTTGTTGGGCTCTGTTAATGTTGATCATCCACCTGTTTCTTCTCTTGCCATTGTGGGGATGGGAGGtttgggaaaaaccgctcttgccCAACTTGTTTATAACGATCCTAGGATTAGTGATGCATTCGAACTGAAGAGGTGGACTTGCATTGGTGATCAGGATGAACAAAAGTGGAGTTTGAAAGGGTATTTAGGGAAGGTTGTGAAAGGATCATCCATTGATGATAAGTCGTCTTTGGAGGAGATGCATCATGAAGTTAAGGGGCAATTGGAAGGGAAAAAATATTTGCTCGTCTTAGATGACGTGTGGACAGAAACTTATAATGAATGGCAACAGTTTGAGGGGTTTTTGAAGGTAGGGGGAAGTGGGAGTTGGATAATTGTAACTACACGTTCGAAAACAACGGCCGAAATGATTGGAGGTGATCGAGTGCATGTGTTGCAGGGTTTGTCAAAACCGGAGTCATGGCATTTGTTTGAAAGGATGGCATTTCACACAGAAGAAAGAGATGATGAATTAGTTAAACTTGGCAAAGAGATTGTTAAAAAGTGCACCAATGTCCCGCTTGCTATTAGAATAGTAGCAAGTCTTTTGCGTGGTCAATCCAAGTCTAAGTGGCTATCATTTCACGACAAAGGGTTAGATTATCTTAGTGAAACTAATGATACCATGACCCGCATATTGAAGTTAAGTTATGATCAACTTAACCCGTCCTTGAAGGCTTGTTTTGCGTACTGTGCTATCTTCCCCAAGGATTGGGAGATTGGTAAGCAAATGTTGATTCGGCTTTGGATGGCACAAGGCTACATTAACACCGAGAATTTAGGAGAGGAGTACTTTCTTATATTGTTTCAAAGGTGTTTTTTCCACGATTTACTCGAGGACGAATTCGGTGGGATTGACTCGTTTAAAATACATGATCTCTTGCATGATCTTGCTGAAAAAGTAGCGGGCGAAGAGATTTGTAGGTTCAGTTTTGATACTTCTAGTGTGGGTAAAAGGGTTCGCCATGTGTCTTTTGTGAGCAATCCTCATGCACATCACATCTTTGACAATACTCATGTTCGTACATGTCTTCAAATTATGGGTACACGTAGAGTGGACCAATTACTAGCAAGTAAATCAATACTGAAATGGACATGCTTAAGGTCTTTAGATTTAAGTGAATCAGATGCCAAAAGTTTACCAAAATCAATAGGTAAACTGTTGCATCTGAGGAGTTTAGACCTCTCATTCAGTCACCATCTAGAAGTTCTTCCCAAGTCAATAACAAAGCTAGTAAATCTCCAaactttgaatttatataattgtgAGAGTTTAAAACAACTGCCAGATGATGTGAGCAAGCTAGTAAATCTCCAAACtttgaatttacataattgtaAGAGTTTAAAACAACTGCCAGATGATGTGAGCAAGCTAGTAAATCTCCAAACtttgaatttacataattgtaAGAGTTTAAAACAACTGCCAGATGATGTGAGCAAGCTAGTAAATCTCCAAACtttgaatttacataattgtaAGAGTTTAAAACAACTGCCAGATGATGTGAGCAAGCTAGTTGATCTAAGCACCTTAGATATAGCTGGCTGTGATGCACTGAGATATGTGCCAATGCCGGCAGGCATAGGTATGTTGACCAATCTGCAAACTCTATGCCAATTTGTGGTTGGTTCTCGACCAGGTTCAACTTCAAAGCAATGTTTTAATGGGTTGAAAGACCTATGTCACCTGAATAAATTGAAAGGGGATTTGAAGATTGAAATAGCAGTACTTAAAAATGCAATATTTGTGAAGGAAGAACAAGGCGGGGGAGGCTATTTAAGGAGTAAGGAACATCTAGAGACGATTGTTATTAACTTTAGACGCTTCGGAGAGGAGTATGGAAGCAAGGAGTCTGAGCAAGCATTGCTGGAAGAGATGCAGCCTCATCGTGATGTTAAAGCATTGGAGTTGAATGGGTACCATGGTGAGACAATACCGAGATGGCCACGGAGGGGGGATAACTCGGCGTTGTTTGATTTCCCTAATCTTGTCACTTTGAAGATCGAATATTGCAGTGAGTTGCTCTATCTGCCTTGGCAGATTGGGAAACTTCCCTGCCTTAAAACGCTACAGATTTCGAATTTGCCGAATATGGAGGATTTCATGGATGAAGATCCAGAAACACTTGTCTTGGGTGAAGGATCATCCTTCTTTCCCTGCCTCCATGACCTCCAGATTTTTGAGTTGCGTAAGTTAAAAGGGTGGTGGCGTAGATCAGATTTAGGGTCTCTCGTGGTCCATCTTGATGACAGTGGGAGCAGCCCAGAAGGACAAGTAAAGTGGGTATCAGCTCCCTGTTTTCCTCTACTAAAGATTCTCAGTATACAGCGTTGCAATAAGATGATGTTTGTTCCTTTATGTCCGCAACTCGAAGAACTCATAATATATGATTTCAGGAGAAGTATGAGTTGCAGATCTCGCCATCAGCTGACAATCAGCAACTTGGAGTGGCTAAAAGCAATGCCAATGGAGTACACTCAGTTTATTTCAGAGATAGAAATAGTGACTGATGAGGTTAGCTTGGGAGAGGTAAATGATTTTCTGACCTGTTTATGGTCTTCCCTGCTAATCTTACGCATCAATAGTTGCCCTCAACTTAAGAGCGTGGGAGGATTGTTGGAGCAGCTTTCTGCCTTGAAGAATTTGCGTATAGATAACTGTCCGAAATTGGAATTAGGTAGGATGTCATGGCATAACCTTGCTGCTACCCTTCAAGACTTGTTTTTGGGTGATTTCCATGAGATGGAGGAAATGCCAGAGGGGATGCAGTACTGCACTTCCCTCCGATATCTTGTCATCTGGTATTGTCCCAAACTAAAATTTCTGCCAAAATGGATGCCCAAACTCACTTCTCTCCAGGAATTCGAGCTTTGGCATTGTTCTGAGAGTCTGTGTAAAAGATGCAAACAACCGAATGGGGAGGACTGGCCCCTCATCCAACACATATCAACACTTGAAGTGAGGCGGTCGTAG